A region from the Vicia villosa cultivar HV-30 ecotype Madison, WI linkage group LG3, Vvil1.0, whole genome shotgun sequence genome encodes:
- the LOC131654800 gene encoding cation/H(+) antiporter 2-like → MDATHNMFCNKDLVNPLNSMGMQVSCILVVSHFFNVVLRTVGQPGPIAQILAGLVLGPMSHVSYIKETFFPANSMNYYEVVSFFCRINFMFLFGLEMNFQYTKRHLRLVTLVACGGAIMGAIFGLSVSFYLYQELGINTSMIYFCTIIMLVVAYTSSPMVIRLAADLRFAASDVGRIAVSAALITEMVCLLLFNIMVNWKQLNDVPRGFYCLIITFLVTLMNRYLSIWFNARNKNQKYLQAPELLLILFVLLTTSMVIEIWGYNSIIHCFCVGLFFPKEGKTARTLLHKLGYSIYNFVLPVYFGYMGLQCDLINVFKSLDNITNTAIMILLSIGSKLGGTLLVCRYLHIPTSEGIFLGFLMNTRGYADLLFIGAAAKQHIDAESYNMLLVAIVLNTVISGIIVSFLARGEEKMFSHNHTAIEPQKLEDELRILACVYDPRQVSAILATVLAIHGSRTSPSTTYLMHLIELVKKIKSNLLYHEKENGDLSDDDDYGGNDVVEINNSLDVFTADTKILVHQKRAVSSFPSLYEDVCNEAEDLQVSIILLPFHKHQRIDGKLESGKEGIRITNQKVLRHAPCSIGVIIERGLTKVPGFSQLIASEGTQNVATLFFGGPDDREAIAWSLRISKCPKVNLTIIRFLLSTSSSSHNEHNDNGVQFDEKEILMSLSGEETVNEVDNTFMVDFYNRYVTSGQIGYVEKFVKDGTQTVESLKEIGDMYSLFIVGRGGRGNSSLTIGMSDWEECPELGTVGDVLASSDFDIHGSVLIIQQHRDAKKGLIQD, encoded by the exons atGGATGCCACACACAACATGTTTTGTAACAAAGATCTTGTTAACCCTCTAAACTCAATGGGCATGCAAGTTTCTTGTATTCTTGTTGTTTCACACTTCTTCAACGTTGTTCTTAGAACCGTTGGTCAACCTGGTCCCATTGCACAAATTCTG gCCGGGTTGGTGTTAGGTCCAATGTCACATGTTTCTTACATAAAAGAAACATTTTTCCCCGCGAATTCAATGAATTACTACGAAGTCGTTAGCTTCTTTTGTCGAATAAACTTCATGTTTTTATTCGGGTTAGAGATGAATTTCCAATACACAAAGCGTCATCTACGTTTAGTAACATTAGTAGCATGTGGTGGTGCAATAATGGGTGCAATATTTGGTTTATCCGTCTCATTTTATTTATATCAAGAGTTAGGTATAAATACCTCAATGATTTATTTTTGCACCATCATTATGTTAGTTGTAGCATACACAAGCTCCCCTATGGTCATCCGTTTGGCAGCCGATTTACGGTTCGCCGCGTCCGACGTAGGCCGGATCGCAGTGTCGGCCGCATTGATCACAGAAATGGTTTGTTTGTTGTTGTTCAACATAATGGTTAATTGGAAGCAACTAAATGATGTTCCTAGGGGTTTTTATTGTCTCATTATTACATTCCTAGTGACTCTCATGAATAGATACTTATCAATTTGGTTTAATGCAAGAAATAAGAACCAAAAATACTTACAAGCCCCTGAGCTATTGCTTATACTCTTTGTGCTTTTAACTACCTCAATGGTTATAGAAATTTGGGGGTATAATAGTATTATTCATTGTTTTTGCGTTGGATTGTTTTTTCCTAAAGAAGGAAAAACAGCTAGGACATTGCTTCATAAACTTGGTTATTCAATTTATAACTTTGTTCTTCCGGTGTATTTTGGGTACATGGGTTTACAATGTGACCTTATAAATGTGTTTAAGAGTTTGGATAACATAACAAATACTGCTATAATGATTTTGTTGAGCATTGGAAGCAAGCTTGGGGGGACTCTCTTGGTTTGTCGTTACCTTCATATTCCTACAAGTGAAGGGATTTTTCTTGGGTTTTTGATGAATACTAGAGGCTATGCTGATCTTCTTTTCATTGGTGCTGCTGCAAAACAA CATATTGATGCAGAATCATACAATATGTTGCTAGTAGCAATAGTACTAAACACAGTAATATCAGGAATTATTGTGTCTTTTCTAGCAAGAGGAGAAGAGAAAATGTTTTCACACAATCACACAGCAATTGAGCCACAGAAATTGGAAGACGAACTTCGAATTTTAGCTTGCGTATACGATCCTCGCCAAGTATCCGCAATACTAGCAACTGTGCTAGCAATACACGGATCAAGAACATCGCCTTCAACCACTTACTTAATGCACTTAATCGAGCTCGTGAAGAAGATCAAGTCCAATTTATTGTACCATGAAAAAGAAAACGGTGACCTTAGCGACGATGATGACTATGGCGGAAACGATGTGGTTGAAATCAATAACTCCTTAGATGTATTCACAGCTGACACAAAGATTTTGGTTCATCAAAAAAGAGCAGTATCTTCTTTCCCAAGTTTGTATGAAGATGTCTGCAATGAAGCTGAAGATCTTCAAGTATCAATCATCCTTCTCCCTTTTCACAAGCATCaaagaattgatggaaaattagAAAGTGGAAAAGAAGGTATAAGGATCACTAATCAAAAGGTTCTTAGACACGCGCCATGTTCTATCGGCGTCATCATCGAACGAGGCCTTACTAAAGTCCCCGGTTTCTCGCAGTTGATTGCGTCCGAAGGTACACAAAATGTTGCAACACTTTTCTTCGGAGGCCCAGACGATCGCGAGGCAATAGCTTGGAGCCTACGTATCTCAAAATGTCCTAAAGTCAACTTAACAATAATCCGATTCCTATTGTCTACGTCGTCCTCATCACATAACGAACATAATGATAACGGGGTACAATTCGACGAAAAGGAAATTCTTATGTCGTTGTCAGGAGAAGAGACGGTGAACGAGGTCGACAATACTTTTATGGTTGATTTCTATAATAGATATGTGACTTCAGGACAAATTGGATATGTTGAGaagtttgtgaaagatggaaCACAAACTGTTGAGTCTTTGAAAGAGATTGGAGACATGTACTCTTTGTTTATAGTAGGGAGAGGTGGTAGAGGAAATAGTTCATTAACAATAGGTATGAGTGATTGGGAAGAGTGTCCTGAACTTGGAACAGTTGGTGATGTTTTGGCTTCTTCAGATTTTGATATTCATGGTTCTGTTTTGATAATTCAACAACATAGAGATGCTAAGAAGGGTTTAATTCAGGATTAA
- the LOC131660137 gene encoding xylulose kinase 2, with translation MAEFSLPNDSYFLGFDSSTQSLKATVLDSNLNIIASELIHFDSDLPHYKTKDGVYRDQSINGRIVSPTLMWVEALDLILQKLSKSNLDFSKIAAVSGSGQQHGSVYWKIGSLKILSALDCKKPLLEQLENAFSIKESPIWMDCSTTVECRAIEEACGGALELARVTGSRAYERFTGPQIKKIFDKQPDVYNETERISLVSSFMASVFIGGYAAIDHSDGGGMNLMDIKAKAWSKVALEATAPGLESKLGDLAPAYAVAGNIASYFVERYHFNKDCLVIQWSGDNPNSVAGLTLNIPGDLAISLGTSDTVFMITKDPNPGLEGHVFPSPVDGEGYMVMLVYKNGSLTREDVRDRYAENSWDTFNKFLQQTQPLNGGKLGFYYKEHEILPPLPVGYHRYIIENFTGALDGMKEQEVKEFDPQSEVRGLIEGQFLSMRAHAERFGMPSPPKRIIATGGASANQSILNSIASIFGCDVYTVQRPDSASLGAAVRAAHGWLCNKKGGFLPISDMYMDKLEKTSLSCKLSASAGDQELFSKYAAVLKKRIEIENRLVEKLGRI, from the exons ATGGCGGAATTTTCACTTCCCAATGACTCTTATTTCCTCGGATTCGACAGTTCAACTCA ATCGTTAAAAGCAACGGTTTTGGATTCGAATCTCAACATCATTGCTTCTGAATTGATTCATTTCGATTCAGATTTACCGCATTACAAAACCAAAGACGGTGTTTACAGAGACCAATCCATCAATGGAAGAATCGTTTCTCCCACGTTAATGTGGGTGGAAGCACTCGATCTCATTTTGCAGAAGCTTTCGAAATCGAATTTGGATTTCTCCAAAATTGCCGCTGTTTCCGGTAGTGGACAGCAGCATGGAAGTGTTTACTGGAAAATTGGAAGTTTGAAAATATTATCAGCATTGGATTGTAAGAAGCCTTTGTTGGAACAGCTTGAGAATGCTTTTTCGATTAAGGAGTCGCCGATTTGGATGGATTGTAGTACGACGGTTGAGTGTAGGGCGATAGAGGAGGCTTGTGGGGGGGCTTTGGAGTTGGCGAGAGTGACGGGGTCGCGCGCTTATGAGAGGTTTACGGGGCCTCAGATTAAGAAGATATTTGATAAGCAGCCTGATGTTTATAATGAGACGGAGAGGATTTCGCTTGTTAGCTCGTTTATGGCGTCGGTTTTTATTGGGGGGTATGCTGCTATTGATCATTCGGATGGTGGTGGCATGAATTTGATGGATATTAAAGCAAAGGCTTGGTCGAAAGTTGCACTTGAG GCAACTGCGCCGGGTTTGGAGTCAAAACTTGGAGATTTGGCTCCTGCATATGCTGTTGCGGGAAATATTGCTTCATATTTTGTAGAGAG GTATCACTTTAACAAGGATTGCTTGGTCATTCAATGGTCAGGAGACAACCCTAACAGTGTGGCAG GTCTGACACTAAATATTCCAGGAGATCTCGCCATCAGCCTCGGCACCAGTGATACC GTATTTATGATCACTAAAGATCCTAATCCAGGGTTAGAGGGACATGTCTTCCCTAGTCCAGTTGATGGAGAAGGTTACATGGTAATGTTAGTCTACAAAAATGGGTCCCTTACTCGAGAAG ATGTGCGTGACCGTTACGCGGAAAATTCTTGGGATACTTTCAATAAATTTCTGCAGCAGACACAACCTTTGAATG GTGGGAAGTTAGGTTTCTACTACAAGGAGCATGAAATTCTACCACCTCTTCCAG TTGGTTATCACCGCTATATTATAGAAAATTTCACAGGCGCATTGGATGGAATGAAGGAGCAGGAAGTGAAGGAGTTTGATCCTCAATCTGAG GTACGAGGATTAATTGAGGGTCAATTTCTTTCAATGCGCGCTCATGCTGAAAGATTCGGTATGCCTTCTCCACCAAAGCGAATTATAGCCACTGGTGGAGCATCGGCCAATCAGAGCATCCTCAACTCAATAGCTTCAATTTTTGGCTGTGATGTTTATACAGTTCAGAGACCTG ATTCAGCTTCTCTTGGAGCTGCAGTGAGAGCTGCTCATGGCTGGCTTTGCAACAAGAAGGGTGGTTTCTTACCGATATCAGATATGTACATGGATAAATTGGAGAAAACATCTTTAAGCTGCAAGCTTTCAGCTAGTGCTGGGGATCAGGAGTTGTTTTCCAAGTATGCTGCTGTATTGAAAAAGAGAATCGAGATAGAGAATCGTCTGGTTGAAAAGCTTGGACGCATTTGA